The following are from one region of the Paramagnetospirillum magnetotacticum MS-1 genome:
- a CDS encoding class I SAM-dependent methyltransferase, whose product MWTDVVDLRDFYSGSLGQTAQRLIRRQLRALWPDVTGQRVLGLGFATPYLRIFLAEAERVIAAMPASQGVLPWPSEGPGLTTLVDETDLPLPDRSIDRMLLVHALESTEQVRAMMREAWRVLADGGRLVVVAPNRRGIWARLERTPFGNGRPYTMGQLNRLLRDNMFTPVNKASALFLPPTTSRMLLRSAPAVEQIGQRWFETFGGVVMVEAAKQIYAGSAVREAKGKRRSYLPVAEGFSRVMK is encoded by the coding sequence ATGTGGACCGATGTGGTCGATCTGCGCGACTTCTACAGCGGCAGCCTGGGCCAGACGGCCCAGCGGCTGATCCGCCGGCAGTTGCGCGCCCTGTGGCCCGATGTCACCGGCCAGCGGGTTCTGGGCCTGGGCTTCGCCACCCCTTATCTGCGCATCTTCCTGGCCGAGGCCGAACGGGTGATCGCCGCCATGCCCGCCAGCCAGGGCGTGCTGCCCTGGCCATCGGAAGGCCCCGGCCTCACCACCTTGGTGGACGAGACCGACCTGCCGCTGCCTGACCGCTCCATCGACCGCATGCTGCTGGTCCATGCCCTGGAATCCACCGAACAGGTACGCGCCATGATGCGCGAAGCCTGGCGGGTGCTAGCCGATGGCGGGCGTCTGGTGGTGGTGGCGCCCAACCGAAGAGGCATCTGGGCCCGGCTGGAACGCACCCCCTTCGGCAATGGCAGGCCTTACACAATGGGGCAGTTGAACCGCCTGCTGCGCGACAACATGTTCACCCCCGTCAACAAGGCCTCGGCCCTGTTCCTGCCGCCCACCACATCCCGGATGCTGCTGCGTTCCGCCCCGGCGGTGGAGCAGATCGGCCAGCGCTGGTTCGAGACCTTCGGCGGCGTCGTCATGGTCGAGGCTGCCAAGCAGATCTATGCGGGCAGCGCGGTGCGCGAGGCCAAGGGCAAGCGCCGTTCCTATCTGCCGGTGGCGGAAGGATTCTCGCGGGTGATGAAGTAG
- the gloB gene encoding hydroxyacylglutathione hydrolase yields the protein MAKIIVEQIPVLSDNYVYLAHEPLGGVTAAIDPAVSEPVLERLAARGWTLTHILNTHHHGDHTGANLDLARRTGCAVVGAARDSGRIPGITLEVSDGETFMLGHAAVTVLDVPGHTSGHVAYWFADSHVLFCGDTLFSLGCGRLFEGSAEEMWASLKKLRDLPSDTMAYPAHEYTAANGRFAKLVERDNQALKARLDEVERLRAGNRPTVPVRLAEERAVNPFLRADTASVARAVGMEPGADPAQVFAELRRRKDVF from the coding sequence ATGGCCAAGATTATCGTCGAGCAGATTCCGGTGCTGTCGGACAATTACGTCTATCTGGCCCATGAGCCGCTGGGCGGCGTCACGGCGGCCATTGATCCGGCGGTGTCCGAGCCGGTGCTGGAACGTCTGGCCGCGCGGGGCTGGACGCTCACCCATATCCTCAACACCCATCATCACGGCGACCACACCGGGGCCAATCTCGATCTGGCGCGGCGCACGGGTTGCGCGGTGGTGGGGGCTGCGCGCGATTCCGGGCGAATTCCCGGCATCACTTTGGAGGTCTCCGACGGTGAGACCTTCATGCTGGGACATGCCGCCGTCACGGTGCTGGACGTTCCCGGTCACACATCGGGGCATGTGGCCTATTGGTTCGCCGACAGCCATGTGCTGTTTTGTGGCGATACCCTGTTCTCGTTGGGCTGCGGGCGTCTGTTCGAGGGTTCGGCCGAGGAGATGTGGGCCAGCTTGAAGAAGCTGCGCGACCTGCCGTCCGACACCATGGCCTATCCCGCCCATGAATACACCGCCGCCAATGGCCGCTTCGCCAAATTGGTGGAGCGCGACAATCAGGCGCTGAAAGCCCGGCTGGACGAGGTGGAACGTCTGCGGGCGGGCAACCGCCCCACCGTGCCGGTCCGTCTGGCCGAGGAGCGTGCCGTCAACCCCTTCCTGCGCGCCGACACGGCCAGTGTGGCCCGCGCCGTGGGGATGGAACCGGGCGCCGACCCCGCCCAGGTTTTCGCGGAACTCCGGCGGCGCAAGGACGTGTTCTGA
- the ccoG gene encoding cytochrome c oxidase accessory protein CcoG, producing MDTKPAVPALPLHKGEVPVYMETGKAQPRAVSGTFRSWKWWAMVITLAWWHLGPFLRWDRGPGAPDQAILIDMPGRRAYFLFLEIWPQEIYYLTGILLLSAILLFLMSAVAGRVWCGFICWQTVYTDLFVTVERLVIGDRSQRIAFERQPFSVEKLARKAAVNLIWLVISAACGIGFTLWFGDAFQQLKDIFTLEASPPTYVFIAILGGFCFLLAGYARERVCVYLCPYSRFQSAMFDEHSLIVTYEAWRGEPGGAARKGQSFEGRGHCVDCRSCVQACPTGIDIRRGNQLACIGCALCIDACNQVMDRYGLPRGLIRYDSSHNIEARKCGAPTSLRIIRPRTLIYGGIMALAASVMLFRLTTRPDVDVNVLHERAPLFVQMSDGSIRNGYVYKVLNMKAEDRSFGLRLEGAEGAVIDVVGGESGAATAELRVPRDSVGTFRLYVTVPAAKAASKSMPVTFVLDGSSRQVRTPTIFAGPEK from the coding sequence ATGGACACCAAGCCCGCCGTACCGGCCTTGCCGCTGCACAAAGGCGAGGTGCCGGTCTACATGGAGACCGGCAAGGCCCAGCCCCGCGCGGTGAGCGGCACGTTCCGCTCGTGGAAATGGTGGGCCATGGTGATCACCCTGGCCTGGTGGCATCTGGGACCGTTCTTGCGCTGGGACCGGGGACCGGGGGCGCCCGATCAGGCCATCCTCATCGACATGCCCGGCCGGCGGGCCTATTTCCTGTTCCTGGAGATCTGGCCGCAGGAAATCTACTACCTGACCGGTATTCTGCTGCTCTCGGCCATCTTGCTGTTTCTGATGAGCGCGGTGGCCGGGCGCGTGTGGTGCGGCTTCATCTGCTGGCAGACGGTCTATACCGACCTGTTCGTGACGGTGGAACGCCTGGTGATCGGCGACCGCAGCCAGCGCATCGCCTTCGAGCGCCAGCCCTTCTCGGTCGAAAAGCTGGCCCGCAAGGCGGCGGTCAACCTGATCTGGCTGGTCATCTCGGCGGCCTGCGGCATCGGCTTCACCCTGTGGTTTGGCGACGCCTTTCAGCAGTTGAAGGATATCTTCACCCTTGAGGCCAGTCCGCCCACCTATGTGTTCATCGCCATCCTGGGCGGCTTCTGCTTCTTGCTGGCGGGCTATGCACGCGAACGGGTCTGCGTCTATCTCTGCCCCTATTCGCGCTTTCAGTCGGCCATGTTCGACGAGCATTCCCTGATCGTCACCTACGAAGCATGGCGAGGCGAACCCGGCGGCGCGGCCCGCAAGGGGCAAAGCTTCGAAGGACGCGGCCATTGCGTCGATTGCCGGTCCTGCGTCCAGGCCTGCCCCACTGGCATCGATATCCGTCGGGGCAACCAACTGGCCTGTATCGGCTGCGCGCTGTGCATCGATGCCTGCAATCAGGTGATGGACCGCTACGGCCTGCCCCGCGGCCTGATCCGCTACGATTCCAGCCACAATATCGAGGCCCGCAAATGCGGCGCCCCCACCAGCCTGCGCATCATCCGGCCGCGCACCCTGATCTATGGCGGCATCATGGCCCTGGCCGCCTCGGTGATGCTGTTCCGCCTGACCACGCGGCCCGATGTGGACGTCAACGTTCTGCACGAGCGCGCACCGCTCTTCGTGCAGATGTCGGACGGCTCCATCCGCAACGGCTATGTCTACAAGGTGCTGAACATGAAGGCCGAAGACCGCAGCTTCGGTCTGCGCCTGGAAGGCGCCGAGGGCGCGGTCATCGACGTGGTGGGCGGAGAAAGCGGCGCGGCCACCGCCGAATTGCGCGTGCCCCGCGATTCAGTGGGCACGTTCCGGCTCTATGTCACGGTTCCGGCGGCCAAGGCGGCATCCAAGAGCATGCCGGTAACCTTCGTCCTCGACGGGTCCAGCCGTCAGGTGCGCACGCCCACCATCTTCGCCGGGCCGGAAAAGTAG
- a CDS encoding SLC13 family permease yields MSLSLFRMPLPRALAWAALIIGAAIVVIDPLPGTEGRVLGLAVAFIGLWATAVIPEPMTAVFFFTTAMLLKAAPAGTVFGGFSSAALWLIFGGLIMGIAFRSTGLGERLGARLSHAFGSSYWGVISGVTLVGLALGFLMPSSMGRAIMLMPIAVGLAERYGFAPGTNGRIGVVLAAAFGCHVPTFSILPANLPNLVLVGAAETLWHYTPHYGEYFLLHFPILGFLKTAIMIPLIVWLWPDTPQPEAATRPLGPMKRQEGQLALLLACALVLWATDFLHHVSPAWISMAAGALLLLPGIGLVDRKAFNEQINYGSMFYVAAIMGLGAIVDQSGLGARLAHAVLDVLPLSPGHAATNFASLSVLSTLVSLLTTLPGAPAVLTPMAGQMAEASGMSVEAVLMSQVLGFSNPIMPYQSAPMVVAMQLGGERLGPAQTLCLWLAGITILVLLPLDFLWWRLLGWI; encoded by the coding sequence ATGAGCCTGTCCCTGTTCCGTATGCCGCTGCCCCGCGCCCTGGCCTGGGCGGCCTTGATCATCGGCGCCGCCATCGTCGTTATCGACCCCCTGCCGGGGACGGAAGGGCGCGTCTTAGGGCTGGCGGTGGCCTTCATCGGATTATGGGCCACGGCGGTGATCCCCGAGCCCATGACCGCCGTGTTCTTCTTCACCACGGCCATGCTGTTGAAGGCGGCGCCGGCGGGCACCGTGTTCGGTGGCTTCTCCTCGGCGGCCCTGTGGCTGATCTTCGGCGGGCTGATCATGGGCATCGCGTTCCGCTCCACCGGGTTGGGCGAGCGACTGGGGGCACGCCTCAGCCACGCCTTCGGCTCCAGCTATTGGGGGGTGATCAGCGGAGTGACCCTGGTCGGTCTGGCCCTGGGTTTCCTGATGCCGTCCTCAATGGGCCGCGCCATCATGCTGATGCCCATCGCCGTGGGATTGGCCGAGCGCTATGGCTTCGCGCCGGGCACCAACGGCCGGATCGGGGTGGTGCTGGCCGCCGCCTTCGGCTGCCACGTCCCCACCTTCTCCATCCTGCCCGCCAATCTGCCCAATCTGGTGCTGGTGGGCGCGGCCGAGACGCTATGGCACTACACGCCCCATTACGGCGAGTATTTCCTGCTGCATTTCCCCATCCTGGGCTTTCTCAAGACCGCCATCATGATTCCGCTGATCGTCTGGCTGTGGCCCGACACCCCCCAGCCGGAAGCCGCCACCCGTCCCCTCGGCCCCATGAAGCGCCAGGAGGGGCAGCTCGCCCTGCTGCTGGCCTGCGCCCTGGTGCTGTGGGCCACCGATTTCCTCCACCATGTCAGCCCGGCCTGGATCAGCATGGCGGCGGGCGCCCTGCTGCTGCTGCCCGGCATCGGGCTGGTGGACCGCAAGGCCTTCAACGAGCAGATCAATTACGGCTCCATGTTCTATGTGGCCGCCATCATGGGATTGGGCGCCATCGTGGACCAGTCGGGACTGGGCGCAAGGCTGGCCCATGCGGTTCTGGATGTGCTGCCGCTGTCGCCCGGCCATGCGGCCACCAATTTCGCCTCCTTGTCGGTGCTGTCCACCCTGGTCAGCCTGCTGACCACCCTGCCCGGCGCTCCGGCGGTGCTGACCCCCATGGCCGGTCAGATGGCCGAGGCCTCGGGAATGTCGGTGGAAGCGGTGCTGATGAGTCAGGTCCTGGGCTTTTCCAACCCCATCATGCCCTACCAGTCGGCCCCCATGGTGGTGGCCATGCAGTTGGGCGGCGAGCGTTTGGGCCCCGCCCAGACGCTGTGCCTGTGGCTGGCGGGCATCACCATCCTTGTCCTGCTGCCGCTGGACTTTTTGTGGTGGCGCTTGCTGGGCTGGATCTAG
- a CDS encoding GntR family transcriptional regulator has translation MKLQKTNLADQAYTALHEMLLAGKHFMPGDKISVEDLARQLGVSRSPVWNAIARLEADGIVEVWPRHGVFFVGFDKARLMDILQTREVLEGAAARLAAEKISPEEVQDLRASIAAQRAAVAGNAREAYAAEVARFHKMMAEASGNKVMVEIIERLWARTTAMCIRPDLRPALMDERVDEHARMVEAVARGDGDTAEREIRAHIRRIAQSLTGA, from the coding sequence GTGAAGCTGCAAAAGACCAATCTGGCGGATCAGGCCTATACGGCGCTGCACGAGATGCTGCTGGCGGGCAAGCACTTCATGCCCGGCGACAAGATCAGCGTCGAGGATCTGGCGCGGCAGCTTGGCGTCAGCCGCTCGCCGGTGTGGAACGCCATCGCCCGGCTGGAGGCCGACGGCATCGTCGAGGTCTGGCCGCGCCATGGCGTGTTCTTCGTGGGCTTCGACAAGGCGCGGCTGATGGACATCTTGCAGACCCGCGAGGTGCTGGAAGGTGCCGCCGCCCGTCTGGCCGCCGAGAAGATTTCGCCCGAAGAGGTGCAGGATCTGCGCGCCTCCATCGCCGCCCAGCGCGCCGCGGTGGCGGGCAATGCCCGCGAGGCCTATGCCGCCGAGGTGGCCCGCTTTCACAAGATGATGGCCGAGGCCTCGGGCAATAAGGTGATGGTCGAGATCATCGAACGGCTGTGGGCGCGCACCACCGCCATGTGCATCCGCCCCGATCTTCGCCCTGCTCTGATGGACGAGCGGGTGGACGAGCACGCCCGCATGGTCGAGGCGGTGGCCCGGGGCGACGGTGATACCGCCGAACGCGAAATCCGCGCCCATATCCGCCGCATCGCCCAAAGCCTGACGGGGGCGTAA
- a CDS encoding EI24 domain-containing protein, which translates to MTIPKALFRAFAQLSDPGLRRILLIGIAAALACWGGLALGAAALLRQIHWFDNQLADISTSVILGVTSIALPILFFSALATFVMSFWLDDVADVVEARHYPQLGPARSMGWAEILKGSLRFLLVMVLITALAAPFYLALLFLGFGIILNYAVNGYLLGREYFEVVAARRMEPEAMRLTFRNNLGRLWLCGAVINLVFQIPLLNLTAPVVATSFMVHIFQSLRTQ; encoded by the coding sequence ATGACCATCCCCAAAGCCCTGTTCAGGGCCTTCGCCCAACTGAGCGATCCGGGCCTGCGCCGCATTCTGCTGATCGGCATCGCGGCGGCCCTGGCCTGCTGGGGCGGGCTGGCGCTGGGCGCCGCGGCGCTGCTGCGCCAGATCCACTGGTTCGACAACCAGTTGGCCGATATCAGCACAAGCGTGATTCTGGGCGTCACCTCCATCGCGCTGCCCATCTTGTTCTTCTCGGCCCTGGCCACCTTCGTCATGAGCTTCTGGTTGGACGACGTGGCCGATGTGGTCGAGGCCCGGCACTATCCCCAACTGGGACCGGCGCGTTCCATGGGCTGGGCCGAGATCCTGAAAGGGTCGCTCCGCTTCCTGCTGGTCATGGTGCTGATCACCGCTTTGGCGGCACCGTTCTATCTGGCGCTCCTGTTCCTGGGCTTCGGCATCATTCTCAACTATGCGGTCAACGGCTATCTGCTGGGCCGGGAATATTTCGAGGTGGTGGCGGCGCGCAGGATGGAGCCCGAAGCCATGCGCCTGACGTTCCGCAACAATCTCGGGCGGCTGTGGCTGTGCGGCGCGGTGATCAATCTCGTGTTTCAGATTCCGCTGCTGAACCTCACCGCCCCGGTGGTGGCCACCTCCTTCATGGTCCACATCTTCCAGTCCCTGAGGACCCAATGA
- a CDS encoding adenosine kinase: MADKTIHVAGIGNAIVDVLVHADDLLLHRLGLTKGVMTLIDAEQAESIYAQLPPGIECSGGSAANTIAGIAALGGRAAYVGKVKSDQLGQVFRHDIRNMGVHFETEADDGGPSTARCFVLVTPDAQRTMLTYLGACVELGPDDVDIGLITGAEITYLEGYLYDPPEAKRAFLKAATVAHGAGRLVSLSLSDPFCVDRHRDAFLDLVAGHVDILFANESELCSLYKTESFDEAVRAVRGHCRVAAVTRGDKGSVVVTEDETQVVAADEIEQLVDTTGAGDLYAAGFLFGFTQGRDLATCAMLGGIAAGEVISHYGARPERSLKDLVRAKLGPHILENLR; encoded by the coding sequence ATGGCGGACAAGACCATCCACGTCGCCGGTATCGGCAACGCGATCGTTGATGTGCTGGTGCATGCCGATGACCTGCTGCTGCATCGTCTCGGTCTCACCAAGGGCGTGATGACCTTGATCGATGCCGAGCAGGCCGAGTCCATCTATGCCCAGCTTCCTCCCGGCATCGAATGCTCGGGCGGTTCGGCGGCCAACACCATCGCCGGGATCGCCGCTCTGGGCGGCCGCGCCGCCTATGTGGGCAAGGTCAAGAGCGACCAGTTGGGCCAGGTCTTCCGCCATGACATCCGCAATATGGGCGTCCATTTCGAGACCGAAGCCGATGATGGCGGCCCGTCCACGGCGCGCTGTTTCGTCCTGGTCACTCCCGATGCCCAACGCACCATGCTCACCTATCTGGGCGCCTGCGTGGAACTGGGGCCCGACGACGTGGATATCGGCCTGATCACCGGGGCCGAAATCACCTATCTCGAAGGCTATCTCTACGATCCGCCCGAGGCCAAGCGCGCCTTCCTCAAGGCCGCCACCGTGGCCCATGGCGCCGGACGTCTGGTTTCGCTGTCGCTGTCCGACCCCTTCTGCGTCGACCGTCACCGCGACGCCTTCCTGGATCTGGTCGCCGGTCATGTGGACATTCTGTTCGCCAACGAGTCCGAGCTGTGCTCGCTGTACAAGACCGAGTCCTTCGATGAAGCGGTGCGGGCCGTGCGCGGTCATTGCCGCGTCGCCGCCGTGACGCGGGGCGACAAGGGTTCGGTGGTGGTGACCGAGGACGAGACCCAGGTGGTCGCCGCCGACGAAATCGAACAACTGGTGGACACCACCGGGGCTGGCGATCTTTATGCTGCCGGTTTCCTGTTCGGCTTTACCCAGGGGCGTGATCTCGCCACCTGTGCCATGCTGGGCGGCATTGCCGCTGGCGAAGTCATCTCCCATTACGGCGCCCGGCCCGAGCGATCGCTCAAGGATCTGGTCCGCGCCAAACTGGGTCCCCATATCCTCGAAAATCTCCGGTAA
- the typA gene encoding translational GTPase TypA, with translation MELRNIAIIAHVDHGKTTLVDAMLRQSGTFRENQQVAERVMDSNDLEKERGITILAKCTSVEWKGVRINIVDTPGHADFGGEVERILSMVDGVVVLVDAAEGPMPQTKFVTGKALGLGLRPIVVVNKVDRGDARPHEVHDECFDLFAALDADDDQLDFPTLFAVGRDGWADDSLEGPRKDLAALFDLIVAHVPPPKRDLDAPFSMLATTLEADPYLGRVLTGRIYSGTAKLNMQVKGLSHDGKVLEQFRLSKLLAFRGIERIPVESAEAGDIIAIAGMTKPTVADTICVPEVTEPLKANPIDPPTLAMTFSVNDSPLAGQEGDKVTSRMIGARLAREAESNVAIHIRETAGKDAFEVSGRGELQLGVLIEQMRREGFELSISRPRVLFQTDEHGKRLEPIEEVFIDVDDEYSGVVVEKMSLRKAELTGMRPSGGGKTRVTFLAPARGLIGYHGEFLTDTRGTGLMNRMFHGYAPYKGAIEGRRNGVLISNGQGDAVTYALWNLEDRGSMFITGNVKIYEGMIIGEHNRPNDLEVNALKAKQLTNIRAAGKDEAVKLTPPRKMSLEQAIAYIEDDELVEVTPKSIRLRKRLLDPNERKKADRAAKND, from the coding sequence ATGGAACTGCGCAACATCGCTATTATCGCCCACGTCGACCACGGCAAGACCACTTTGGTGGATGCCATGCTGCGGCAATCCGGAACCTTCCGCGAAAATCAGCAGGTGGCTGAACGCGTGATGGATTCCAACGATCTGGAAAAAGAACGCGGCATCACCATTCTGGCCAAGTGCACCTCGGTCGAGTGGAAGGGCGTGCGCATCAATATCGTCGACACCCCCGGCCACGCCGATTTCGGCGGCGAGGTGGAGCGCATCTTGTCCATGGTGGACGGCGTCGTGGTTCTGGTGGACGCGGCCGAGGGCCCCATGCCCCAGACCAAGTTCGTCACCGGCAAGGCGCTGGGCCTGGGTCTGCGCCCCATCGTGGTGGTCAACAAGGTGGATCGCGGCGACGCGCGGCCCCATGAAGTGCACGACGAATGCTTCGACCTGTTCGCCGCCCTGGATGCCGATGACGATCAGCTGGACTTCCCCACTCTGTTCGCCGTGGGCCGTGACGGCTGGGCCGACGATTCGTTGGAGGGTCCGCGCAAGGATCTGGCCGCGCTGTTCGACCTGATCGTCGCCCATGTGCCGCCGCCCAAGCGCGACCTGGACGCTCCGTTCTCCATGCTGGCCACCACGCTGGAAGCCGATCCCTATCTGGGCCGCGTTCTGACGGGCCGCATCTATTCCGGTACCGCCAAGCTGAACATGCAGGTCAAGGGCCTGTCCCATGACGGCAAGGTGCTGGAACAGTTCCGCCTGTCCAAGCTGCTGGCCTTCCGTGGCATCGAGCGCATTCCGGTGGAAAGCGCCGAGGCGGGCGACATCATCGCCATCGCTGGCATGACCAAGCCCACCGTGGCCGACACCATCTGCGTGCCCGAGGTCACCGAGCCCTTGAAGGCCAATCCCATCGATCCGCCGACGCTGGCCATGACCTTCTCGGTCAATGACAGCCCGCTGGCGGGCCAGGAAGGCGACAAGGTCACGTCGCGCATGATCGGTGCCCGTCTGGCCCGTGAAGCCGAGTCCAACGTCGCCATCCATATCCGCGAGACCGCTGGCAAGGACGCTTTCGAGGTGTCGGGCCGTGGCGAGCTTCAGTTGGGCGTGCTCATCGAGCAGATGCGCCGCGAGGGCTTTGAACTCTCCATCTCGCGTCCCCGCGTTTTGTTCCAGACCGACGAACACGGCAAGCGCCTCGAGCCCATCGAGGAAGTGTTCATCGACGTGGACGACGAATATTCCGGCGTCGTGGTCGAGAAGATGAGCCTCAGGAAGGCTGAACTCACCGGCATGCGTCCCTCGGGCGGCGGCAAGACCCGCGTCACCTTCCTGGCGCCCGCCCGCGGCCTGATCGGCTATCACGGCGAATTCCTCACCGATACGCGCGGCACCGGCCTGATGAACCGTATGTTCCATGGCTATGCCCCCTACAAGGGCGCCATCGAGGGCCGCCGCAACGGCGTTCTGATCTCCAATGGTCAGGGCGATGCGGTCACCTATGCCCTGTGGAACCTGGAAGATCGCGGCTCCATGTTCATCACCGGCAACGTCAAGATCTACGAGGGCATGATCATCGGCGAACACAACCGCCCCAATGATCTCGAGGTCAATGCCCTCAAGGCCAAGCAGCTCACCAATATCCGCGCCGCTGGCAAGGACGAGGCGGTCAAGCTGACCCCGCCGCGCAAGATGAGCCTGGAACAGGCCATCGCCTATATCGAGGACGATGAACTGGTGGAAGTGACGCCCAAGTCCATCCGCTTGCGCAAGCGCCTGCTCGATCCCAACGAGCGCAAGAAGGCCGACCGCGCCGCCAAGAACGACTAA